ccagcaggagagagagttaGTCTTTCACTGTGGCCAGAGGCCCAGACCACACTGGTGGATGAAGCCCGGCCCCCCGGGGAGGGCCATCAGTCTGCTTCTCCTCGGTCAGGGCGTAGGCAATGGTGAGAGTCTTCTGTCCTGTCCTGTGCTGTCGCTTCTTGCCCTTGGCCTGCAGTGAGcagcctccagcccagcctgAGTGACTATGGCCATCCTGTCCCACCTGAGGGCTTGGGCCGTGATGATTAAGGTGGGGACACATATCTGTCTCTCCATCGACAGTGTCTATGCCACCCAGGGCTCTCTCCTAACACCCTTGTTTGGGGAAGTCTTGTTGGCAGGGGTCCCCAGGCCTCCAGTTTAAGCCGCGGGACCCAGAGGCCAGGCGGGCTTCGTGGGCGTCTCAGCCAAACATGGCTGTGGATTGAACACGATTCACCCAGCGCCAGGTTGGGACTGCTCTTAGAGCTCTTGATTCTTAGAGCCCCTCCTGCAGGATTTTAGCTCCTATCCCTCAGGTGCGGAAGCAGGTTCAGAGAATTTCAGAAGCATTCTCAGGGGCTCATGTGTACCCCAGCTCAGAGGCTGACGTGGACCCCAGGCTTGCCCCATCTGGCCTGTTCTCTCTGCCACAGCTCCCCCTGCCCAGGCCTTCCCTTCTGGAAAGGGGGTTTCTGGGCCTGCGCAGAGTCTGAGAAGCCAGTTCGGGCCAGAAGTGGGTCAGATTTCCCTACTGCAGCCAAAGAGGAGCCTCCGAGTCCCCCTGGGCCCAGCAGCCCTTCATCTTGAAGCAGATGTGCGGATTCCAACACTCATACTCCCCGCCCACCTGCCCTTCCCCTGCAGTGGGGAAGCTTTGGGCCTGGGCTGAAGACCTGGCCAGCTGTCCCAGCACTGTCACTGACCAGCCGCATGACCCCCAGCAAGTGCCTTCACTCTGTGAGTCTCTGTCCCCTCATCTGTAGAACGGAATGATGCCACGAGGGCCGATcagagagttttttgtttgtttgtttgtttgttttgagacagttttgctctgtcgcccaggctggagtgcagtggcacaatctcggcccggctaatttttgtgtttttagcagagacggggtttcaccatattggccaggctggtctcgaactcctgacctcaggtgatccacctgcctcagcctcccaaagtgctgggattacaggcgtgagccactgcgcctggtgaCTGTTGAGAGAATTTTAAAGGAGACAGCGTGGTTAGAGACCTGGTAGAATCTGGCAGTGTGAGTCCCTAGGGCACAGACCCCAGCCCAGGGCACCACCGTAGCTCTCAGGCTGCGGGGGACCGTTGCCAACAAGACTTCCCCAAACAAGAGTATTAGGAGAGAGCCCTGCCTGGCATAGACACTGTTGATGGAGTGATGGATATGTGTCCCCACCTTAATCCTCAAACCCACATCCCTGTCAGGCAAGACCCAGCCTGAGGAGCCAGAGCGGAGGGCAGGTGGAGCCGGGCAGCTGGACGGATCTGTGTGAAGGGACTCACTGCTGGAAGTGGGCTCCTTGCTGGAGTCTCTGGGGACCCATTTTCTGTGTGTTAACcaagggagaaactgaggctcaggggcTGCTTGGTGACCTTCCCAAGGTCCTGAGGACAGGGAGGGGAGACTGGTCCACAGACTTGCCTCTCACTACTCCCTCTGCCTCAGCTGTCCTGAGTCCCACATTCTCCTTGGCCTTGCCTTCCCCCTCTGGTGCAGCCTCCCTGAGCCCCTCCCCCCAACTTCCCTCACTGATATCAGCGGCCtgcccagccccccagccccagccctggctgCTGCGGCTCAGAAGCTGCTGGCTCAGGAGCCTCCAGCTTTTGCTGAGTGAGCGAGTCCAGAGGTGCTGTCTTGGCACAAAACACCGCTGGCCGGGCCTTcgccctcccttccttctccaggGTCCACTTTGGAGTGGGGGGTGTGGATGGGGGGAGTGAGGCCCCACACCACCttcagggtctgcagcttcaggGAAGGGAGGgtcctgaggcccagagaagtgggtgtttgcctgaggtcacacggCAGGCCAGGGGAGAGCTGGGACTGCTCCCCACCAAGTCCAGGGGGACAGGAAGTGGGTCTGTCTTGCCTAAGATGTTTGCagaatcttcctgcctcagccctgcctgccctggcctcatCCTTCCTCTCGGGTCCACCCCGAAAGGGGCAGAATTCGCATTAACTGTATCAGTGAAGGCAGCTCCTGCTTGAGTGCATCCGAGGTGCCAAGGTTTTACGCACACCTCCTCTGATCATTCAGTGGCCTTTGAGGTAGGACCATCGGCATAGGCTTCACTTTATACAGGTGGGACTCACGCCTGATGCATTTACAGTCGTCCGTTAGACAAACAGGCTGCgcacctgctgtgtgctgcacacctactgtgtgctgaaCACCTACTGCATGTGCCAAACGCAGCCCTCAGCCCTGGGCTGGAGGGGGTGGTTGACAAAGAGGAATGAGCCTCTTGCCCCAGGAGACTTTGTGCTTGGACATTTGCCCTTGTAACAACCCTGATGATAGCTGGTAGTGTCCCAGTTTTCAGATGGAAAGGCTGAGGCTCAAGTGGTAGGCACATTGCCCCGGAGTGGTTTCTGGGCTCAGCTCTCCAAGCCTCAGGACCCCACCCTGAACCTGCGGATGCCCTTGTTTGTCTCCAGCCCACCCCAGCCAGACCAGGGCCTCCCGCCACCCCTTGCAGCTGTCCCGGTCCCCTGGAAGAGCACGGACCCCTGCCAAGGCCACAGGGAGTCCCCAGGAGCCCTGGTGGAGACCTCTGCAGGGGAGGAGGCCCAAGGCCAGGAGGGCTCTGCAGCCACCCAGCTGGACGTGTTGCGCCTGCGCAGCTCTTCCATGGAGATCCGAGAGAAGGGCTCTGAGTTCCTGAAGGAGGAGCTGCACAGAGCGCAGAAGGTGGGTGCCTGTAGCAGGCTTGGGGGGCTTTGGTGGGAAGAAATCCGCTTGGGAGAGCTGTGGGCTCTCAGGTGCCCAGAGATGTGCCCAAAGGAGAGGGATGTGCCCTCGCTGAGGCCAACTGCaggccaggcctgtgctgggcaCACCGATGGTGGTCTTGACTGCAAACCTGCCCTGAGCTCTGATGAACTGGCAGGCAGGGCTTCAGCTTCATGCTGCGGCTAAACAGAAAAAGCATCATCAACTGTCAGGCACCAGAGGAAGTAAGCTCTGGGCCCCACATCAAATAACCAGGGGATGGAGCCTGGTCAGGTGGGCCTGGTCCCTCCCGTGCCAGGCCTGGGGATGCCGAGGGCCTCAAGTGCCTGCGTCTTTTCCTCCAGGAGCTGAAGCTAAAGGACGAGGAATGTGAGCGGCTCTCCAAGGTGCGGGAGCAGCTAGAACAGGAGCTGGAGGAGCTGACGGCCAGCCTGTTCGAGGTACACGGGCTGAGCAGCAGGAACAACTTGGGGAATGGGTCACCTGGGCGTCCATCAGCTCTTCGCCACTCATGCAGGGACTGCCTTCTTCCTAGGAAGCTCACAAGATGGTTCGAGAAGCCAACATGAAGCAGGCGGCATCAGAAAAGCAGCTGAAGGAGGCTCGGGGCAAGGTGAGGCCCGTCCCCGCCTGCCCAGGCCAGCCCAGGCACCCGCCCTGCCTCCCGGCTCAGCGAACAGTGAGCTTCACTGCCTGAGTGGACGCTCGCCTGGCCCAGTGGGGCCAGCAGGAATGGGTGAACCCAGGcccagggagggaagggaagggtgggGGTCTGAGATCACAGGGCCCAGTGCCCCGGGACTCCACCAGTGATTCTGCTGCAAGGCAGAGGCTTTTCTGGGGTCGTGCTGGGGCTGGGAGGACCCTGTGATTATTGTACCTTCTTCCCTGTCCTCCCAGCCCCACTTCACAAAGCAGAAAGCTCACTCAGTGTGGCTGTCTGAGCCTGGGCAAGTTGCTTCCTCTCTCCAAGCCTGGTTGCCCATCTGCAAAATGTGAGGCCTGGGCCTTTCCTGGCTCGTGGGGGCCCCAAGAATTCTCATGGGAGGCCTAGCCAGCTCCCAGACACTTGTTCCTAACAGAATCCTGCTCACAGCATGACCTTGGGCAGACCATGTcgcctctgtgagcctcagtttccctatgtGTAAAATGAGTGTCTGGGTCTCTGCCACGAAGGCTGTTCTGAGGGTGTCAGGAGGGACTAGGTGCTCATCGCTGCAGGGGTGCATTGTCCTGAGTTGGGCTGATAGGCGGTGGCAGCCAGGAtggcatccagcctgggtgagggttGACAGCCATCCCATCCCATGCAGATCGACATGCTGCAGGCAGAGGTGACAGCCTTGAAGACACTGGTCATCACATCCACACCAGCCTCTCCCAACCGCGAGCTTCACCCCCAGCTGCTGAGCCCCACCAAGGCTGGGCCCCGAAAAGGCCACTCTCGCCACAAGAGCACCAGCAGCGCCCTCTGCCCCGCCGTGTGCCCCGCTGCGGGACACACCCTCACCCCAGACAGAGAGGGCAAGGAGGTGAGGGCGGGAGGCGGGCTCTGGGTACGGGGAAGGGTGGCAGTGCCTGTGGTAGGCAGGGCCAGAGCCCAGTGAGGACCAGCCTGCCCCACGCTGTGTGACCTGGAGCC
This portion of the Macaca mulatta isolate MMU2019108-1 chromosome 14, T2T-MMU8v2.0, whole genome shotgun sequence genome encodes:
- the RAB3IL1 gene encoding guanine nucleotide exchange factor for Rab-3A isoform X2 translates to MDSSEEHARCPARGTCPVFLAMSAGTVRYAPLGLCPALEGSLREEPWGTESPPQPDQGLPPPLAAVPVPWKSTDPCQGHRESPGALVETSAGEEAQGQEGSAATQLDVLRLRSSSMEIREKGSEFLKEELHRAQKELKLKDEECERLSKVREQLEQELEELTASLFEEAHKMVREANMKQAASEKQLKEARGKIDMLQAEVTALKTLVITSTPASPNRELHPQLLSPTKAGPRKGHSRHKSTSSALCPAVCPAAGHTLTPDREGKEVDTILFAEFQAWREAPTLDKTCPFLERVHREDVGPCLDFTMQELSTLVRAAVEDNTLTIEPVASQTLPAVKVAEVECSSTNTCALSGLTRTCRHRIRLGDSESHYYISPSSRARITAVCNFFTYIRYIQQGLVRQDEPMFWEIMRLRKEMSLAKLGFFPQEA
- the RAB3IL1 gene encoding guanine nucleotide exchange factor for Rab-3A isoform X4, with the translated sequence MWSGPPQPDQGLPPPLAAVPVPWKSTDPCQGHRESPGALVETSAGEEAQGQEGSAATQLDVLRLRSSSMEIREKGSEFLKEELHRAQKELKLKDEECERLSKVREQLEQELEELTASLFEEAHKMVREANMKQAASEKQLKEARGKIDMLQAEVTALKTLVITSTPASPNRELHPQLLSPTKAGPRKGHSRHKSTSSALCPAVCPAAGHTLTPDREGKEVDTILFAEFQAWREAPTLDKTCPFLERVHREDVGPCLDFTMQELSTLVRAAVEDNTLTIEPVASQTLPAVKVAEVECSSTNTCALSGLTRTCRHRIRLGDSESHYYISPSSRARITAVCNFFTYIRYIQQGLVRQDEPMFWEIMRLRKEMSLAKLGFFPQEA
- the RAB3IL1 gene encoding guanine nucleotide exchange factor for Rab-3A isoform X3: MWSGPPQPDQGLPPPLAAVPVPWKSTDPCQGHRESPGALVETSAGEEAQGQEGSAATQLDVLRLRSSSMEIREKGSEFLKEELHRAQKELKLKDEECERLSKVREQLEQELEELTASLFEEAHKMVREANMKQAASEKQLKEARGKIDMLQAEVTALKTLVITSTPASPNRELHPQLLSPTKAGPRKGHSRHKSTSSALCPAVCPAAGHTLTPDREGKEVDTILFAEFQAWREAPTLDKTCPFLERVHREDVGPCLDFTMQELSTLVRAAVEDNTLTIEPVASQTLPAVKVAEVECSSTNTCALSGLTRTCRHRIRLGDSESHYYISPSSRARITAVCNFFTYIRYIQQGLVRQDAEPMFWEIMRLRKEMSLAKLGFFPQEA
- the RAB3IL1 gene encoding guanine nucleotide exchange factor for Rab-3A isoform X1, yielding MDSSEEHARCPARGTCPVFLAMSAGTVRYAPLGLCPALEGSLREEPWGTESPPQPDQGLPPPLAAVPVPWKSTDPCQGHRESPGALVETSAGEEAQGQEGSAATQLDVLRLRSSSMEIREKGSEFLKEELHRAQKELKLKDEECERLSKVREQLEQELEELTASLFEEAHKMVREANMKQAASEKQLKEARGKIDMLQAEVTALKTLVITSTPASPNRELHPQLLSPTKAGPRKGHSRHKSTSSALCPAVCPAAGHTLTPDREGKEVDTILFAEFQAWREAPTLDKTCPFLERVHREDVGPCLDFTMQELSTLVRAAVEDNTLTIEPVASQTLPAVKVAEVECSSTNTCALSGLTRTCRHRIRLGDSESHYYISPSSRARITAVCNFFTYIRYIQQGLVRQDAEPMFWEIMRLRKEMSLAKLGFFPQEA